cCGTATTTATGCTAATATTCTTTGTCATTATTAAGAGCCAAAACTCATTTGATGTTAATGAAACTATGTGAGCACTTATAGATttgatttcactgatttaaaATTCTCATAACATTTCATTGTACTTACAAAGAATGACAGAAATGCTATTCTTTTTGTAGCTGATGTTTTGAAGAGTCGCATGGATATCATCCCATCTATTATTTCTTGTTTCCCATAAATCAGCATCACAGTTGCCTCATGCCGGTTCCGTCACATACCATGCCATATTCTCATCCATCTGTGACTTGGTGGACGTCATAATCTCGCCGTACTTCTTCAGTGATGGCCGTATCATTGTGCTGTAAGTTTCTGAGGAGAGCTTTGCCTGCTTCTGTGAGAACGGCTTTCCCAGTTCCTGGCTTAATGAATATCTCACTTGCAGCATGCCAAAGCAATACTTTCCTATGTGATTCAAAACAGCCAACTTATAGATGTCCTTTCAGCTTTGAAGATGGACTCAGACAAGCAGGGCAGTGAGAAAAGTGGTTCCATGAGCCCAGACAGCATTGGATCGGAGAAACGCCCAGAGGAGTTTTTTGAGCCCCAGATCCAAGGATTCTTTGCTGGCGAGCGAGTTGTACCAGAGAGCCCCACCATGGATATGCCATCCTTTGTACCTCAGAATGTTCAAAACCAAGCCAAAGAATCTGCCAGATCCCTCACACTTCAGCCTACATATGGTGAGCCGATCACAGTGTCAGAAAAACAGCCatcagtggaggtggtggagttCAGCAGCATCTCTGCTCCCTCTGATTTCTCTTCAATGGGAGACAAGGTTCAAGGAGAAGACTCAACAAGAGACGCAAGAGATAGATCTGGCATGTCAGCATATTTTGAAACATCAGCCATGGTGGTTGATGAGGCTCCCCAATGTAAGGGTGAAGGTTATTATGAACTGAGCAGAGCTGGTGAAGAGAAGAGTACAGTGGATTTCAAGCCTCAGGAGATCAGTTATAGCACACTAGCTGAAGCCCAGGATAAACCGGAAACTAAAACAAGTACAAAAGAAGACGCTAAAGTGTTCACAGTTCCTGACAGGAGTAATGAATGCAGGCTTTCTCCAGGGAAACTGGCCTTAGAGCAGAGGAGTTACTCACTTAACATCACCATTGGAGCAATGGATCAAAGTGGCCAAGCCAGACCAAGGAACTTCTCCCCACTGGCCACAGATATTATGTCATACACTAGTGGAAGTCTAGATGAGTCAGCAGACTACCTCCCAGTCACTACACCCTCTGTGGAGAAGCCaccatccatccctcccctgATCCTGGAGACTGCAGCTTCTATCACTTCAGAttcttcatctcctcccagGACCACTGAACCAATTTCAAAACCCAGTCCTGAGCCGGAGTCGCCAGAATCACCACAGCCCCTTAAGGGCACCTATAAAAATGGCACAGTGATGGCACAAGACTTGCCTGAGATGCTCGACCTTGCTGGCACCCGTTCCAGACTGGCATCAGAAAACACTGACCCAGAAATCGTCCGGAGAAAGTCAATTCAAGCTGATGTTCCTGCCTTCACTGATGACCCACTGGCTAGCCTAGTTTCAGGGGAACAGAGTCCTGGGGCCAGAAAGAGTGAAAGCCAGTTGGAAGAGATGGGCTACTGCGTCTTCAGTGAATATTCAGGGCCCATGCCATCCCCTGCAGATGTGTTCAGCCCGACAGACACTTCTGCACAAATCTTCACCCCTTCCGTCCTGGAGGAAAAAGTTGCTGAGCAGGCTAGGAAATTAGCAGTCAGGGACACATCTGAGGACAAGAGCCAGCCATCAGGAGATTCTGATGTCACTGAAGAGGATGACCAGAAGCAAGTAGAAAGGAAAGATTCTGCTGAAGAAAAGGGCAAGGAGGTTGCAGATGACCAGCTGAGTAAATCTGTGAGCGAGGCGCCGCCTGCTCAGCCGTGTGAGTCGTTTGTGACACCAACAGTTACTGTGACTTTAGAAGAAGGCGGTAGATCAGCGAGTGAGACTGAACGACAAGCTAGTGGCGAAGGTTCAGCCTCAGAAACCGAGATTGCAGACTACGAGAGGCAGATCCGCAAATTGGAGATGGAGGACAGGCCTCTCagtttggaggaggagagagaactACGGGAGCTGCGGGAGAAGGTGAAGCTGGTCCACCAGGAGGCCTATGAGGAAGTGGATGCTGAAGATGTGTACCAGTTGACCGGCGTGGCCAAGGACCGAATTGCCAGACCTGTCAAAACGTCACCTACTTCGTCAGTGGAGAGCAACATTGATGACGACAAGCTTCTCTCACCAGTGCTCTCACCCTCCAAGCTTAAACAAAGAGAAGTTTATGGTTCCCCCAAAAGAACAGCTTCACCAGTGTTAGGAataaacagagaggagaaagagagagaggagtcagaaagaaaaatgagggAAGAGCAAGAAAAGGAAGCAgctgagaagaaaatgaaagaagaggcagagaggaaaatcATGGAAGAGgcagtaaagaaagaaaaggaaatgaaagagagagaggagagggagaggagagagaaagaagaaagagagaaagaagaggctGAGAGAATACTgcagcaagaaaaagaaaggaaggagaaagaacagaaagagcaggagatgaaagaaaagaaagagaaagaggagagagagaggaaagagaaagaagagacagagagaaaagagaaagaagagagagaaaagaaagaaagagaagagagggataAACTGgagcaagaggagagagaaagaaaagaaagagaggaaaaagaaagaatagagaaagagctgaaagagaaggaagaaaaagaaaaggtagAGAAGGAactgaaagagaaggaggagaaagagaagatagAAAGGGAActgaaagagaaggaagagagagagaaagtggctGAAATGGACAAAAATATTGCAGCCAAGCCTGACGAGATATCAAGGGAACCCCAGGAAAAAGCAGCTGTGCAGCCTGTAGAGAAAGAAGCTGAAAAGCCTTTGGAGAAGGAGCAAGAGGAAGGTGAGGAAGACGCGTTAGAGAAAGCAGGGGCTGCAGCAGTAAAGGACATCCCAGAGACTCGTGCTGCCATAGAATCAGTAGTGACAGTCGAAGACGATTTTATCACTGTGGTCCAGACCATCGATGAGGCAGAGGAGCCGGGCCACAGCGTTCGTTTCTCAGCTCCACCTGAGGCTGACG
This region of Pempheris klunzingeri isolate RE-2024b chromosome 10, fPemKlu1.hap1, whole genome shotgun sequence genomic DNA includes:
- the map2 gene encoding microtubule-associated protein 2, with amino-acid sequence MADSRQPEDGAPQWDPSGGQEPTGTHGANGYSSSAYRTCQPGGAHMATASYSARENGFNGELTGAHAITAEQVSARIVQEVTAEAVAVLKGEQETQRLPSVEDTTNLPPSPPPSPAAEHFGPLEQDVGDEEEAGPLRRFQNSRERCKFLAPSISVSVPEDDPYHSDEEYYEHPLFSPEWTHSGSRPTGQAVAFRQIEEETMEALTAEYEEEVEEEDEEEDEEEESAEAAESEAALDEQQWSGEEPELDSPQAEPLEQAEAIDEAQELDLEPAEAASGAAEREEEEAEGEESPETALKMDSDKQGSEKSGSMSPDSIGSEKRPEEFFEPQIQGFFAGERVVPESPTMDMPSFVPQNVQNQAKESARSLTLQPTYGEPITVSEKQPSVEVVEFSSISAPSDFSSMGDKVQGEDSTRDARDRSGMSAYFETSAMVVDEAPQCKGEGYYELSRAGEEKSTVDFKPQEISYSTLAEAQDKPETKTSTKEDAKVFTVPDRSNECRLSPGKLALEQRSYSLNITIGAMDQSGQARPRNFSPLATDIMSYTSGSLDESADYLPVTTPSVEKPPSIPPLILETAASITSDSSSPPRTTEPISKPSPEPESPESPQPLKGTYKNGTVMAQDLPEMLDLAGTRSRLASENTDPEIVRRKSIQADVPAFTDDPLASLVSGEQSPGARKSESQLEEMGYCVFSEYSGPMPSPADVFSPTDTSAQIFTPSVLEEKVAEQARKLAVRDTSEDKSQPSGDSDVTEEDDQKQVERKDSAEEKGKEVADDQLSKSVSEAPPAQPCESFVTPTVTVTLEEGGRSASETERQASGEGSASETEIADYERQIRKLEMEDRPLSLEEERELRELREKVKLVHQEAYEEVDAEDVYQLTGVAKDRIARPVKTSPTSSVESNIDDDKLLSPVLSPSKLKQREVYGSPKRTASPVLGINREEKEREESERKMREEQEKEAAEKKMKEEAERKIMEEAVKKEKEMKEREERERREKEEREKEEAERILQQEKERKEKEQKEQEMKEKKEKEERERKEKEETERKEKEEREKKEREERDKLEQEERERKEREEKERIEKELKEKEEKEKVEKELKEKEEKEKIERELKEKEEREKVAEMDKNIAAKPDEISREPQEKAAVQPVEKEAEKPLEKEQEEGEEDALEKAGAAAVKDIPETRAAIESVVTVEDDFITVVQTIDEAEEPGHSVRFSAPPEADALCVDDQKDEEEEESVELAQEAEMEAASLEEVGDIPETPASPEKEAQTVETEEPTESYDRDETTMDDSILDSSWVDTQDDDKSMATEQIEPLPKMPSPVDKPAVVQNKQTHQKKTEKQEKPVKPKAKGGRTKGRISTPERKPVRKEPVYIPREEVKKKKAVIRKAEFTKKMETQSQSPSKRSVMKPAVRQTRPTQHHSCPRRRPTEALSDNRQPLSVARQSRDRASDGGSWSPDKRSSLPRHASILSRRGYHDHEESSTSITSSGSTAPRRPTSFRTEMRAEHRTGRAPSMTVTESVRSRSARSGHSTPRTPGSTAITPGTPPSYSSSSRTPGTPRSLSLISQERKVAVVRTPPKSPATTPKQLRIINQPLPDFKNVKSKIGSTENIKYQPKGGQIHILNKKLDFSHALSKCSSKDNVKHSPHGGNVLIPNVKLDYSHVQSRCGSLDRRGYSARGGNVLIQNKKIDLSHVTSKCGSLDNIHHRPGGGNVRIESVKLDFKDKAQAKVGSLDNAHHIPGGGHFMIESHRLMFRDHAKARVDHGADIIVQSPGLSGLESPQRHRDSHLSSSGSLNMLDSPQLATLAEDVTAALAKQGL